In Pseudocalidococcus azoricus BACA0444, a single genomic region encodes these proteins:
- the trxB gene encoding thioredoxin-disulfide reductase produces MDSTTNTPNPIENVVIIGSGPAGYTAAIYAARANLKPFMFEGFQAGGLPGGQLMTTTEVENFPGFPEGLQGPELMQRMKDQAIRWGTEMVTEDVTHVDLNQRPFVITSAERQVRANSVIIATGATAKRLGLPGETEYWTKGISACAICDGATPIFRDGELIVIGGGDSAAEEAVYLTKYASHVHLLIRTEKMRASKAMQDRVLANPKVTVHRNTVGVEVYGDGNLMQGLVVKDTVTGEERKIPAKGLFYAIGHKPNTELFQGQLDLDEVGYVITHPGKAETSLAGVFAAGDVQDHEYRQAITAAGSGCMAALEAERWLSAHDLIQEFHQANPEAHYEVEVKEATPATTEATFDPEATKQYGGYALRKLFHDSDRLLMVKYVSPTCGPCHTLKPILDRVADEFAGKMHLIEIDITVDSNIAQQAGVTSTPTIQLFKDKELVEQLVGMKPKSKYRETIQHYLS; encoded by the coding sequence ATGGACAGTACAACCAACACCCCCAATCCCATTGAAAACGTGGTGATTATTGGCTCTGGCCCGGCGGGATATACAGCGGCAATTTATGCGGCGCGGGCGAACCTAAAACCTTTTATGTTTGAGGGGTTCCAGGCCGGGGGACTCCCAGGCGGACAACTGATGACGACGACTGAGGTTGAGAATTTTCCTGGCTTCCCCGAAGGCTTACAAGGCCCGGAACTGATGCAACGGATGAAAGACCAGGCCATTCGCTGGGGCACAGAAATGGTCACAGAAGATGTCACCCATGTGGATTTGAATCAACGCCCCTTTGTGATTACCTCTGCTGAACGGCAAGTTAGAGCAAACAGTGTGATTATTGCCACCGGAGCCACTGCTAAACGGCTGGGACTGCCTGGAGAAACGGAATATTGGACAAAGGGAATTTCGGCCTGTGCTATTTGCGATGGGGCCACGCCGATTTTCCGAGATGGGGAACTGATTGTAATTGGGGGTGGAGATAGTGCTGCCGAAGAAGCCGTTTACCTGACCAAATACGCGTCCCACGTTCATTTACTAATTCGGACTGAGAAAATGCGGGCTAGTAAAGCGATGCAAGATCGGGTCTTGGCGAATCCGAAAGTGACAGTACATCGAAATACGGTTGGGGTAGAAGTCTATGGGGATGGGAATTTAATGCAGGGCCTGGTGGTCAAAGATACGGTCACAGGGGAAGAACGGAAAATCCCCGCCAAGGGACTGTTCTATGCCATTGGTCACAAACCTAATACCGAGCTATTCCAAGGGCAATTGGATTTAGATGAAGTCGGCTATGTGATCACCCATCCTGGTAAAGCCGAAACCAGTCTCGCCGGAGTCTTTGCCGCTGGAGATGTCCAAGATCATGAATATCGCCAGGCCATTACCGCAGCCGGAAGTGGATGTATGGCGGCCCTAGAAGCAGAACGGTGGTTATCGGCCCATGATTTGATTCAGGAGTTCCACCAGGCCAACCCCGAGGCCCACTACGAAGTCGAAGTCAAAGAAGCGACCCCTGCGACCACTGAAGCCACCTTCGATCCAGAAGCAACTAAACAGTATGGCGGCTATGCCCTGCGGAAACTCTTCCATGACAGTGATCGCCTGTTGATGGTCAAGTATGTCTCTCCCACCTGTGGCCCCTGCCATACCCTCAAGCCCATTTTGGATCGGGTTGCTGATGAGTTTGCCGGGAAAATGCACCTGATTGAAATTGACATCACGGTGGATAGTAATATTGCCCAACAGGCCGGCGTGACCAGCACACCCACGATTCAACTGTTCAAAGATAAGGAATTGGTAGAGCAATTGGTTGGGATGAAACCGAAAAGCAAATACCGGGAAACCATTCAGCACTATCTCAGCTAA
- a CDS encoding DUF29 domain-containing protein, whose translation MVVGLEVETIKTIPNQTLYQTDYQAWVKETAKHLRAGNFAGLDVEAFIEEVESLGHSERHALKFQWVRVIMHLLKLEAQPQAREYHNSWISSVVNGLGQIADALEDSPSLHGYLQENANKWYAQAVKEASVETRLPLPSQCPYDVLELITGNYPEALRYFFIIE comes from the coding sequence GTGGTTGTGGGCCTAGAGGTCGAAACGATCAAAACAATCCCAAATCAAACTTTATATCAAACTGATTATCAGGCCTGGGTGAAAGAGACCGCCAAACATTTGCGTGCGGGTAACTTTGCCGGCCTGGACGTAGAGGCATTCATTGAGGAGGTGGAAAGTTTGGGACACTCAGAACGCCATGCACTGAAATTTCAGTGGGTTCGGGTGATAATGCACTTACTGAAGTTAGAAGCCCAGCCCCAGGCCAGGGAGTATCACAACAGTTGGATCTCGAGCGTGGTTAATGGCTTAGGTCAGATTGCCGATGCCCTAGAGGATTCCCCCAGTTTGCACGGATATTTACAGGAGAATGCGAACAAGTGGTACGCTCAAGCTGTGAAAGAGGCCTCTGTCGAAACCCGATTGCCCCTTCCATCTCAATGTCCCTATGATGTTTTGGAGCTGATCACAGGCAATTACCCGGAAGCTCTACGGTACTTTTTTATCATTGAGTGA
- a CDS encoding ATP synthase F0 subunit B — protein sequence MFQPNPTSQPTDNRPIDNRGVPMIPTTSPADLPLLQQLRELEELLIMEGVKIPLTGRKIIAEEEILHHLEEIEKKIPETVLTAERILAKRDEIISQAQNFSQDIIQKAERKAAQIADELRIVQQAEMEAQKIRENVQREVEALRQRTVDDLNRMRQQTEQEIYQLRHRAEADAQQTQTDADAYAYKVLGDMENQFLEMLRVVRNGRQHLQHQAPRHKH from the coding sequence ATGTTTCAACCCAACCCCACCAGTCAACCCACCGACAACCGCCCCATTGATAATCGCGGAGTCCCGATGATTCCGACCACCTCCCCCGCTGATTTACCGCTGTTGCAACAACTCCGGGAATTGGAAGAGTTGCTGATTATGGAAGGGGTGAAAATTCCCTTAACTGGTCGTAAAATCATCGCCGAGGAAGAGATTCTCCATCACCTCGAAGAAATTGAGAAAAAAATCCCCGAAACAGTGCTCACAGCCGAGCGAATCTTGGCCAAACGAGATGAAATCATTAGCCAGGCCCAGAATTTTTCCCAGGATATTATCCAAAAAGCCGAGCGGAAAGCGGCTCAAATTGCTGATGAGTTGCGGATTGTCCAACAGGCGGAAATGGAAGCTCAGAAAATTCGGGAAAATGTCCAACGGGAAGTGGAGGCTCTCCGGCAACGGACTGTGGATGATCTTAATCGGATGCGACAACAGACTGAACAGGAAATTTATCAGTTACGTCACCGGGCCGAAGCAGATGCTCAACAAACCCAAACCGATGCCGATGCCTATGCCTATAAAGTCTTAGGGGATATGGAAAATCAATTTTTGGAAATGCTGCGGGTGGTTCGCAATGGCCGCCAACATCTCCAACACCAAGCCCCCCGTCATAAGCACTAA
- a CDS encoding DUF1963 domain-containing protein, giving the protein MPGATEWQLLFQLDSDDNATMMWGDMGRLYFWCRESDIQAQNFDQAWMILQCS; this is encoded by the coding sequence ATTCCTGGCGCAACGGAATGGCAACTCCTGTTCCAATTGGACTCTGATGATAATGCGACAATGATGTGGGGGGATATGGGGCGGCTCTATTTTTGGTGTCGAGAGAGCGATATTCAAGCCCAAAACTTTGACCAGGCCTGGATGATCCTCCAATGCAGCTAG